The Pyrenophora tritici-repentis strain M4 chromosome 3, whole genome shotgun sequence genome has a window encoding:
- a CDS encoding 40S ribosomal protein uS8, whose translation MVKTSVLNDALNAINNAEKAGKRQVLIRPSSKVIVKFLTVMQRHGYIGEFEEVDDHRNGKIVIQLNGRVNKTGVISPRYNVQLRDMEKWVVKLLPSRQFGFIVLTTSAGIMDHEEARRKHVAGKVLGFFY comes from the exons ATGGTCAAGACCTCCGTTCTTAACGACGCTCTGAATGCGATCAACAACG CCGAGAAGGCTGGCAAGCGCCAGGTCCTGATCCGCCCGTCCTCCAAGGTCATCGTCAAGTTCCTCACTGTCATGCAGCGTCACG GCTACATTGGCGAGTTCGAGGAGGTCGACGACCACCGCAACGGCAAGATCGTCATCCAGCTCAACGGCCGTGTCAACAAGACCGGTGTCATCTCGCCCCGTTACAACGTTCAGCTCCGCGACATGGAGAAGTGGGTTGTCAAGCTACTTCCCTCGCGTCAATTCGGTTTCATCGTTCTGACCACCTCCGCTGGTATCATGGACCACGAGGAGGCCCGCAGAAAGCACGTCGCCGGAAAGGTTCTGGGTTTCTTCTACTAG